A genomic stretch from Neospora caninum Liverpool complete genome, chromosome III includes:
- a CDS encoding putative zinc transporter ZIP domain-containing protein, with the protein MNIDLADWQIAGIFALLSSATFPLGAVLGVFAFILHRKLNRRLLAFFLSVGAGSLIFAVAVEVYAEGLEAIEHIRSGNDTVRTVAFIVQIAFAVVGALLYVWLDRQVNRISSAVHRRSRESVTREAVATRDDNGIGGDIIGNVQNVGKHCEKAITSRGDNESLADESAYETRSLLSYASEEDDPADASCTRQRSANTGGIWVPMGGSLASTQGTVGRCNEHSSRRSQAATSPSGHRPESTQVMEDATDADKIGHYRKSSSDFPSNAVRIPTEVADANDEELYMLAAEEHLLQKDRRERRDVKTEKARDHLGVALVLWASQLVDAIPEAMMIGFRVVGNKLSWAFIISLFIANFPESFSGGYMMKKEGFRACVAFAMWLAVPMLTAIVAAATAAIQVTPAHSVAMRMFDAGMQGTAAGAMLALSTASMLPAAYEAGGVSSGLFCVLGFLFSVSVRLFLGVLEGPVPLGQEAGIIEHTPRLPERQVAPVEASFDYR; encoded by the coding sequence ATGAATATTGATCTGGCTGACTGGCAGATTGCTGGCATCTTTGccctcctttcttcggcCACTTTCCCGCTGGGGGCTGTTTtaggcgtcttcgcctttaTTTTGCACCGAAAGTTGAATAGGCGCCTCCTGgcgttctttctttctgtgggGGCAGGCTCACTGATTTTCGCGGTGGCAGTTGAGGTGTATGCAGAGGGTTTGGAAGCTATTGAACACATCCGCAGTGGTAACGACACGGTACGGACCGTGGCGTTCATTGTCCAAATCGCGTTTGCCGTCGTCGGGGCACTGCTATACGTGTGGCTGGATCGCCAGGTCAACCGCATCAGTAGTGCCGTACACAGACGTTCGCGCGAAAGCGTTACGCGGGAAGCTGTCGCTACACGGGATGATAATGGGATAGGTGGCGACATTATCGGAAATGTGCAAAATGTGGGGAAACACTGCGAAAAGGCTATCACGTCACGGGGCGACAACGAATCTCTCGCAGATGAATCTGCATACGAAACGCGAAGTCTATTGAGCTATGCATCTGAAGAAGATGATCCAGCGGATGCCTCCTGCACCAGACAAAGATCCGCAAACACCGGGGGGATCTGGGTACCCATGGGGGGTTCTCTAGCCAGCACTCAAGGTACCGTCGGCCGTTGCAATGAGCATTCTTCTCGAAGAAGCCAGGCCGCGACATCGCCGTCAGGACACAGACCGGAATCCACGCAAGTTATGGAAGATGCTACAGATGCCGACAAGATTGGGCACTATCGAAAATCTTCATCAGATTTTCCTTCGAACGCCGTTCGCATCCCCACAGAAGTGGCGGATGCAAACGATGAGGAGCTCTATATGCTCGCTGCGGAGGAACACCTTTTACAGAAAGaccggcgagaaaggagagatgTGAAGACCGAAAAAGCACGGGACCACTTGGGTGTGGCTCTGGTTCTGTGGGCGAGTCAACTTGTCGACGCTATTCCCGAAGCTATGATGATTGGATTTCGAGTTGTCGGTAATAAGCTCTCGTGGGCATTCATTATTTCGCTCTTCATTGCAAACTTCCCGGAGAGCTTTAGTGGCGGCTACATGATGAAAAAGGAGGGCTTCCGCGCATGCGTGGCGTTCGCCATGTGGCTAGCTGTCCCTATGCTTACCGCTATCGTCGCTGCTGCTACGGCAGCCATCCAGGTGACCCCTGCGCATTCGGTGGCGATGCGCATGTTTGATGCTGGAATGCAAGGAACAGCTGCGGGCGCGATGTTGGCTTTATCGACTGCATCAATGCTTCCAGCTGCATACGAAGCCGGAGGCGTTTCATCTGGACTCTTTTGTGTCTTAGGGTTTCTAttttctgtgtctgttcGCTTGTTTCTTGGCGTCCTTGAGGGCCCCGTGCCTCTCGGTCAAGAGGCTGGTATTATAGAGCATACGCCTAGACTTCCTGAAAGGCAGGTTGCGCCTGTGGAGGCATCATTCGACTATCGCTAG